Proteins from a genomic interval of Granulicella sp. L56:
- a CDS encoding DUF6496 domain-containing protein has translation MANKKATKKSATKKSAIKKSASKKTTSKKTATKKTATKKSVSRKTPAKKSSSGRKYGTAAGKSVEREMKAMKQGKLKSGRSGKKVTSRKQAIAIGLSEARKAGAKVPKKKS, from the coding sequence ATGGCAAACAAAAAAGCAACAAAGAAGTCCGCAACTAAAAAATCGGCAATCAAGAAATCAGCCAGCAAAAAAACTACAAGCAAGAAAACCGCAACAAAAAAGACTGCGACGAAAAAGAGTGTCAGCAGGAAGACACCTGCGAAGAAGAGCAGCTCAGGCCGCAAGTACGGAACGGCCGCTGGCAAGAGCGTCGAGCGCGAGATGAAGGCGATGAAGCAGGGCAAGCTCAAGAGCGGCCGCAGCGGCAAGAAGGTCACCAGCCGCAAGCAGGCTATTGCAATTGGCCTCTCCGAAGCGCGCAAAGCCGGTGCAAAGGTTCCCAAGAAGAAGAGCTAG
- a CDS encoding TIGR03435 family protein has product MANLLRCKSSSVRKLLLFTFVWMVVAAPVTFAQAGAVPDVAATTSKAYVPTLTFDVASIRQSPAADSYMVSGSFAPHSSSLRVTDFDAMNLLSMAYGVRWDQISGMPNWSAMFNIQAKSDSAADERLAKLSKAQERLEQQHMMQALLADRFKLKAHWETREGPAYDLVLSKNGSKMQEAKGEPPSAEERKAWGDYPIPPLYQRGDSRVGFDYVAHGCSMNDIVQQLAAQFGHPVVDKTGLTGKYDFTLRYHGTRLSDRKADDMDPIQPLDIAIQEQLGLKLKPTKGSVQMLVIDHIEKPSEN; this is encoded by the coding sequence ATGGCAAACCTGTTGAGATGCAAATCGAGTTCGGTCCGCAAGCTGTTACTGTTCACGTTTGTATGGATGGTTGTCGCCGCGCCAGTCACATTCGCGCAGGCAGGCGCGGTTCCAGATGTGGCTGCGACTACAAGCAAAGCGTATGTACCGACGCTGACGTTTGATGTTGCTTCGATCCGGCAAAGCCCAGCCGCGGATTCTTATATGGTGAGCGGTTCCTTCGCGCCTCACTCCAGCTCTTTGCGTGTGACAGACTTCGATGCCATGAACCTCCTTTCCATGGCATACGGTGTCCGGTGGGACCAAATATCGGGCATGCCAAACTGGAGCGCGATGTTCAATATCCAGGCAAAGTCAGACAGCGCTGCCGATGAACGTTTGGCGAAGTTGAGCAAAGCTCAGGAGAGGCTGGAACAGCAGCACATGATGCAAGCGCTCCTCGCCGACCGCTTCAAGCTGAAGGCCCACTGGGAGACGCGAGAAGGCCCAGCCTACGATCTGGTGCTGTCGAAGAATGGATCGAAGATGCAGGAGGCGAAGGGCGAACCGCCCAGTGCCGAGGAGAGGAAAGCATGGGGCGACTATCCCATACCCCCTCTCTACCAGCGAGGCGATAGCCGGGTCGGTTTCGATTATGTCGCTCACGGATGTTCGATGAACGATATAGTTCAGCAACTGGCCGCACAGTTTGGCCATCCCGTCGTCGATAAGACTGGACTCACAGGTAAATATGACTTCACGCTGCGATACCACGGCACGCGGCTAAGCGACAGGAAAGCCGACGATATGGACCCCATCCAACCGCTCGATATAGCGATTCAGGAGCAGTTGGGGCTGAAACTGAAACCCACCAAGGGTTCGGTACAAATGCTCGTGATCGATCACATCGAGAAACCTTCAGAGAATTAG
- the gatB gene encoding Asp-tRNA(Asn)/Glu-tRNA(Gln) amidotransferase subunit GatB, which produces MSTATALSPEVLAKYQPVIGLEVHVQLLTASKAFCGCVNQYGGEPNTHVCPTCLGLPGALPVLNRKAVEFAVLAAKAINCEIRETSIFSRKNYFYPDSPKGYQISQFDKPIAEHGWLDVPDASGASKRIGVTRLHMEEDAGKSVHDGFADSVSKTYIDLNRCGTPLIEIVSEPDLRTADEVFEYLTKLKEILLYTGVSDCNMEEGSLRCDANVSVMLKGAKEYGTKAEVKNVNSFRYIRAAVEYEIERQIGVIEEGGRVVQESRLWNNAEGRTFSMRSKEQAHDYRYFPEPDLPPLVVGAEWQAEILKSLPELPEARRARMIAEYEISEQDAATLTATRSFADSFESAAKKAKSPTRVAALLTSELTMRLRLANLELDQSPVSMAGIVMAADLAESGELSSKMLKQLLDTCFEKNEDFPAVYDREKPQQISDALAIEKMIDEVIAANPKQVEQYRGGKKTVSAFFVGQVMRLSKGQANPALLNELVVKKLDS; this is translated from the coding sequence ATGTCTACCGCTACCGCGCTCTCGCCAGAGGTTCTCGCCAAATATCAGCCCGTCATCGGGCTTGAGGTCCACGTTCAGCTCCTGACCGCTTCAAAGGCCTTCTGCGGCTGCGTCAACCAGTATGGCGGTGAGCCGAATACGCACGTCTGCCCCACCTGCCTCGGGCTGCCCGGCGCGCTGCCCGTGCTCAATCGCAAGGCAGTCGAGTTCGCTGTGCTCGCGGCAAAGGCCATCAACTGCGAGATCCGCGAGACCAGCATCTTCTCGCGCAAGAACTACTTCTACCCCGACTCGCCCAAGGGCTATCAGATCTCTCAGTTCGACAAGCCCATCGCCGAACATGGCTGGCTCGACGTGCCCGACGCCAGCGGCGCGTCCAAGCGCATCGGCGTCACCCGGCTCCACATGGAAGAGGATGCGGGCAAGAGCGTACACGACGGCTTTGCAGATTCCGTATCGAAGACTTACATCGACCTCAACCGCTGCGGCACGCCGCTGATCGAGATCGTCAGCGAGCCCGACCTGCGCACCGCCGACGAGGTCTTCGAGTACCTCACCAAACTGAAAGAGATTCTCCTCTACACGGGCGTTAGCGACTGCAACATGGAAGAAGGCTCTCTCCGCTGCGACGCCAACGTAAGCGTCATGCTCAAAGGCGCGAAGGAGTATGGCACCAAGGCCGAGGTCAAAAACGTCAACAGCTTTCGCTATATCCGCGCGGCGGTCGAGTACGAGATCGAGCGCCAGATCGGCGTCATCGAAGAAGGCGGCCGCGTCGTGCAGGAGTCGCGCCTCTGGAACAACGCCGAAGGCCGGACGTTCTCGATGCGTTCGAAGGAACAGGCGCACGACTACCGCTACTTCCCAGAGCCAGACCTTCCGCCGCTGGTCGTAGGCGCAGAGTGGCAGGCCGAAATCCTGAAGTCGCTTCCCGAGCTGCCCGAGGCCCGTCGCGCGCGCATGATCGCCGAGTACGAGATTAGCGAGCAGGACGCCGCAACCCTGACGGCAACCCGCTCCTTCGCCGACAGCTTCGAGTCCGCAGCAAAGAAAGCGAAGAGCCCCACGCGCGTAGCCGCTCTGCTGACCAGCGAGTTGACCATGCGCCTACGCCTCGCAAATCTCGAACTGGACCAGTCTCCCGTATCGATGGCAGGAATCGTTATGGCCGCCGACCTCGCTGAGTCAGGCGAGCTTTCGAGCAAGATGCTCAAGCAGCTTCTCGACACCTGTTTCGAAAAGAACGAGGACTTCCCCGCAGTCTACGACCGCGAGAAGCCGCAGCAGATCTCCGACGCCTTGGCCATCGAGAAGATGATCGACGAAGTCATCGCCGCAAATCCAAAACAGGTCGAACAATATCGCGGCGGCAAGAAGACGGTCTCTGCCTTCTTCGTAGGCCAGGTCATGCGCCTCTCCAAGGGACAGGCCAACCCCGCGCTGCTGAACGAACTGGTAGTAAAAAAACTCGATAGCTAA